Proteins encoded by one window of Arachis hypogaea cultivar Tifrunner chromosome 1, arahy.Tifrunner.gnm2.J5K5, whole genome shotgun sequence:
- the LOC112804948 gene encoding cyclin-dependent kinase G-2 isoform X2, with product MSRWASDGQSPVGAVDEFNFGKVKPSPEIGEFQRECSESTITRSSGSNGRDNSGGHFDGSDSEKEFPTDSMVDDEEQSDVGDYACDSDEDAGLMHLQRNINMLQSCRSVCEFEMIKKINEGTYGVVYKARDKKTGEIVALKKVKMNIERDGFPLSSLREINILLSFDHPSIVDVKEVVVDNYDGTFMVMEYMEHDLKGLMEAKKQPFSMGEIKSLMLQLLEGVKYLHDNWVLHRDLKTSNILLNDKGELKICDFGLSRQFGSPLKPYTPIVVTLWYRAPELLLGAKEYSTAIDMWSVGCIMAELVAKEPLFTGRTELEQIDKIFRTLGTPDEKIWPGLSKLPGPKAKFVKQPYNMLRKKFPATSFTGLPVLSELGFDLLKKLLTYNPEERISAEEALLHDWFHEVPLAKSDFKPIFPPLRGQATFSAD from the exons atGTCTAGATGGGCTTCTGATGGTCAATCACCGGTGGGTGCTgttgatgaatttaattttggCAAAGTGAAGCCAAGTCCTGAGATTGGTGAATTTCAAAGAGAATGTTCAGAAAGCACAATCACTAGATCCTCAGGAAGCAATGGACGAGATAATAGTGGGGGCCACTTTGATGGTAGTGATTCTGAAAAGGAATTCCCTACTGACTCCATGGTCGATGATGAGGAACAGAGTGATGTTGGTGATTATGCATGTGATTCTGATGAAGATGCCGGTTTAATGCACCTGCAGAGAAATATAAACATGCTTCAGAGTTGCAGAAGTGTGTGTGAGTTTGAAATGATTAAGAAAATCAACGAAGGAACTTATGGTGTTGTCTATAAGGCTAGGGATAAGAAGACCGGAGAAATAGTAGCATTGAAGAAGGTGAAGATGAATATAGAAAGGGATGGCTTTCCATTGTCATCCTTGAGGGAAATTAACATTCTCTTGTCTTTTGATCACCCCTCCATTGTGGATGTTAAAGAAGTAGTTGTGGATAATTATGATGGTACTTTCATGGTGATGGAGTACATGGAGCATGACCTTAAGGGACTGATGGAGGCAAAGAAACAGCCCTTCAGTATGGGTGAAATAAAATCTTTGATGCTGCAACTTCTTGAAGGTGTCAAGTATCTCCATGACAATTGGGTTCTCCATAGGGACTTAAAGACATCAAACATTCTGCTGAACGACAAGGGGGAGCTGAAAATATGTGACTTTGGGTTGTCCCGGCAGTTTGGAAGCCCACTGAAGCCATATACTCCTATTGTTGTGACACTATGGTACAG GGCTCCAGAGCTTTTGTTAGGAGCTAAGGAATATTCAACCGCAATTGACATGTGGTCAGTGGGTTGCATAATGGCTGAGTTGGTTGCCAAGGAACCTCTGTTCACGGGTAGAACAGAACTTGAACAAATTGATAAG ATTTTTAGGACCCTGGGTACACCTGATGAGAAGATTTGGCCGGGCTTATCTAAATTACCTGGTCCTAAAGCAAAATTTGTTAAACAACC GTACAATATGCTAAGGAAGAAATTTCCAGCCACATCTTTTACTGGTTTACCAGTTCTGTCTGAGCTAGGATTCGACTTGTTGAAGAAGCTTCTAACTTACAATCCAGAAGAG AGGATAAGTGCAGAAGAGGCCCTTCTTCATGATTGGTTCCATGAAGTCCCCCTTGCAAAATCTGATTTCAAGCCAATTTTCCCTCCTTTGCGTGGCCAGGCCACTTTCAGTGCGGATTAA
- the LOC112804948 gene encoding cyclin-dependent kinase G-2 isoform X1, translating to MAAGRKGVVLRRESYRESSIKELDHCRHGSVQNGFHVGKEEEREEGELCVEPGVRDYEPASGFQAVDGDEVLPPPEKRRKFSPIVWDLPEKEGVILSKKGATQVITVSHSCPTLLKSPVQDGRLHGGVSRIPPQNSSCVLQSGHDDQEADEENNAQGWNIKMSRWASDGQSPVGAVDEFNFGKVKPSPEIGEFQRECSESTITRSSGSNGRDNSGGHFDGSDSEKEFPTDSMVDDEEQSDVGDYACDSDEDAGLMHLQRNINMLQSCRSVCEFEMIKKINEGTYGVVYKARDKKTGEIVALKKVKMNIERDGFPLSSLREINILLSFDHPSIVDVKEVVVDNYDGTFMVMEYMEHDLKGLMEAKKQPFSMGEIKSLMLQLLEGVKYLHDNWVLHRDLKTSNILLNDKGELKICDFGLSRQFGSPLKPYTPIVVTLWYRAPELLLGAKEYSTAIDMWSVGCIMAELVAKEPLFTGRTELEQIDKIFRTLGTPDEKIWPGLSKLPGPKAKFVKQPYNMLRKKFPATSFTGLPVLSELGFDLLKKLLTYNPEERISAEEALLHDWFHEVPLAKSDFKPIFPPLRGQATFSAD from the exons ATGGCGGCAGGGCGAAAAGGTGTTGTTCTGAGAAGAGAATCTTACAGAGAGAGTTCCATCAAGGAGCTTGATCACTGTAGGCATGGTTCTGTACAGAATGGGTTTCATGTTGgaaaagaggaggagagagaggaaggTGAGCTCTGTGTCGAACCTGGGGTGCGTGACTATGAACCTGCCTCAGGGTTTCAAGCAGTTGATGGAGATGAGGTCTTGCCACCAccggaaaagagaagaaaattttcTCCGATTGTGTGGGATCTACCAGAGAAGGAAGGAGTGATCCTCTCCAAAAAAGGGGCCACACAGGTTATTACTGTGTCTCACTCCTGTCCAACTCTGTTGAAAAGCCCGGTACAAGATGGTCGTTTGCATGGGGGTGTCTCTAGGATACCTCCACAAAATTCATCTTGTGTCTTGCAGTCAGGGCATGATGACCAAGAAGCAGATGAAGAGAACAATGCccaagggtggaacatcaaaatGTCTAGATGGGCTTCTGATGGTCAATCACCGGTGGGTGCTgttgatgaatttaattttggCAAAGTGAAGCCAAGTCCTGAGATTGGTGAATTTCAAAGAGAATGTTCAGAAAGCACAATCACTAGATCCTCAGGAAGCAATGGACGAGATAATAGTGGGGGCCACTTTGATGGTAGTGATTCTGAAAAGGAATTCCCTACTGACTCCATGGTCGATGATGAGGAACAGAGTGATGTTGGTGATTATGCATGTGATTCTGATGAAGATGCCGGTTTAATGCACCTGCAGAGAAATATAAACATGCTTCAGAGTTGCAGAAGTGTGTGTGAGTTTGAAATGATTAAGAAAATCAACGAAGGAACTTATGGTGTTGTCTATAAGGCTAGGGATAAGAAGACCGGAGAAATAGTAGCATTGAAGAAGGTGAAGATGAATATAGAAAGGGATGGCTTTCCATTGTCATCCTTGAGGGAAATTAACATTCTCTTGTCTTTTGATCACCCCTCCATTGTGGATGTTAAAGAAGTAGTTGTGGATAATTATGATGGTACTTTCATGGTGATGGAGTACATGGAGCATGACCTTAAGGGACTGATGGAGGCAAAGAAACAGCCCTTCAGTATGGGTGAAATAAAATCTTTGATGCTGCAACTTCTTGAAGGTGTCAAGTATCTCCATGACAATTGGGTTCTCCATAGGGACTTAAAGACATCAAACATTCTGCTGAACGACAAGGGGGAGCTGAAAATATGTGACTTTGGGTTGTCCCGGCAGTTTGGAAGCCCACTGAAGCCATATACTCCTATTGTTGTGACACTATGGTACAG GGCTCCAGAGCTTTTGTTAGGAGCTAAGGAATATTCAACCGCAATTGACATGTGGTCAGTGGGTTGCATAATGGCTGAGTTGGTTGCCAAGGAACCTCTGTTCACGGGTAGAACAGAACTTGAACAAATTGATAAG ATTTTTAGGACCCTGGGTACACCTGATGAGAAGATTTGGCCGGGCTTATCTAAATTACCTGGTCCTAAAGCAAAATTTGTTAAACAACC GTACAATATGCTAAGGAAGAAATTTCCAGCCACATCTTTTACTGGTTTACCAGTTCTGTCTGAGCTAGGATTCGACTTGTTGAAGAAGCTTCTAACTTACAATCCAGAAGAG AGGATAAGTGCAGAAGAGGCCCTTCTTCATGATTGGTTCCATGAAGTCCCCCTTGCAAAATCTGATTTCAAGCCAATTTTCCCTCCTTTGCGTGGCCAGGCCACTTTCAGTGCGGATTAA